One Shewanella sp. MR-4 DNA window includes the following coding sequences:
- a CDS encoding IS3 family transposase (programmed frameshift), producing MTTSINSSRKRTQRDYTLAFKLGVVERVEKGEMTYKQAQAHFGIQGRSTVLVWLRKHGRLDWSKPFQHPLMPKSKETPAETIKRLERELAEEKLRNKILNGMVDIMDNEYGAGLRKKLLIRYVWQAKGNGEINLAAACRAAGMSRQGIYQAVARMESRRAELSVIKDWVQYWRKYMPRLGARKLYTLIKSRLVEHDIKLGRDGFFTYLRSEGLQVKPKKSYTKTTFSKHWMKKHPNLLKEEGLHDAEHVLVSDITYLESDQGVHYLSLVTDASSRKIVGHHVSKDMKAESVVKALKMAIKDKRYIGNAVHHSDRGLQYCSAVYQNALQASQIQPSMTDGYDCYQNALAERVNGILKQEFLLHRCRTFAELKILVRESIAIYNNMRPHLSLNMDSPNQVHNRKGQLLELA from the exons ATGACAACATCAATTAACTCAAGCCGTAAGCGCACACAACGAGATTACACCTTAGCCTTTAAATTAGGCGTTGTAGAGCGTGTTGAAAAAGGCGAAATGACGTACAAACAAGCCCAAGCCCATTTTGGTATTCAAGGCCGTTCAACGGTACTCGTTTGGCTTAGAAAACATGGTAGACTCGATTGGTCGAAACCTTTTCAGCATCCCCTTATGCCTAAGTCAAAAGAAACCCCTGCCGAAACTATCAAGCGCCTTGAACGTGAGTTAGCAGAAGAGAAACTGCGTAACAAAATCCTCAATGGCATGGTTGATATCATGGACAATGAATATGGAGCAGGCCTCAGAAAAAAGT TACTTATCCGGTACGTCTGGCAAGCAAAAGGCAACGGAGAAATAAACCTCGCTGCCGCATGTCGTGCTGCGGGTATGTCGAGGCAAGGTATTTATCAGGCAGTTGCGCGAATGGAAAGTCGTAGAGCTGAGCTATCGGTCATCAAAGACTGGGTCCAGTACTGGCGTAAATATATGCCAAGGTTAGGGGCCCGTAAGCTCTACACGTTGATAAAATCCAGGCTGGTTGAGCACGATATTAAACTCGGGCGAGATGGGTTCTTTACCTATTTGAGAAGTGAAGGTTTACAGGTTAAACCGAAGAAAAGCTACACAAAAACCACGTTCAGCAAACACTGGATGAAGAAGCATCCTAATCTGCTGAAAGAGGAAGGACTGCATGATGCAGAGCATGTACTGGTCAGCGATATCACCTATCTTGAGTCAGACCAAGGTGTGCACTACCTGTCACTAGTCACCGATGCCAGTTCTCGTAAGATAGTCGGTCATCACGTGAGTAAAGACATGAAAGCCGAGAGTGTGGTGAAAGCGTTAAAAATGGCCATAAAAGATAAGCGCTATATCGGCAACGCAGTGCATCACTCAGACAGAGGTTTACAATACTGCTCAGCAGTTTATCAGAATGCGCTTCAGGCGAGCCAAATCCAGCCGTCAATGACGGATGGTTATGATTGCTACCAAAATGCATTAGCAGAAAGAGTGAATGGCATACTGAAGCAGGAGTTTTTACTGCACCGATGTAGGACATTTGCGGAGCTGAAGATACTTGTTAGAGAATCGATAGCAATATACAACAATATGAGACCGCATCTGAGTTTGAATATGGACTCCCCTAATCAGGTGCACAATAGAAAAGGCCAGCTACTGGAGCTGGCCTAA
- a CDS encoding nuclear transport factor 2 family protein: protein MDKLIAISLLLVSMSAFSSADNLVAEMKDMDSKVFDSFNHCADEQQLKLHESYFAEKVEFYHDNGGVTWDRQSMIDNTKNYACGKYTRSLVEESFQAYPIKDFGAITEGVHKFCSQETGSCDGKAKFLMVWQHANGQWQVTRVVSYGHLPN, encoded by the coding sequence ATGGATAAGTTAATCGCGATCAGCTTGCTGCTTGTGTCAATGAGTGCATTTTCAAGTGCAGATAACCTCGTTGCCGAGATGAAAGATATGGATAGCAAGGTATTTGATTCATTTAATCATTGTGCCGATGAGCAACAACTCAAGCTACACGAAAGTTACTTTGCAGAGAAGGTCGAGTTTTACCATGACAACGGTGGTGTCACTTGGGATCGCCAGTCGATGATCGACAACACTAAAAACTATGCCTGCGGTAAATACACCCGCTCACTGGTTGAAGAAAGCTTTCAAGCCTATCCCATCAAGGACTTTGGTGCGATAACTGAGGGCGTACATAAATTTTGCAGCCAAGAAACAGGCAGTTGTGACGGCAAAGCCAAATTTTTAATGGTCTGGCAACACGCCAATGGCCAGTGGCAAGTCACGCGGGTGGTAAGTTATGGGCATTTACCCAACTAA
- the yfaE gene encoding class I ribonucleotide reductase maintenance protein YfaE, with protein sequence MAKSNLLLNNPFAKAPIVRLQGQPVLLFTEQHNSLLQALEAKKVTIFSECRSGFCGACKTRIISGSVSYLTEPLAELNADECLPCCCIPSEDLELDLSPEGAAVVTYACGNTRAQTPSTRKTANLKAVPQQEVVED encoded by the coding sequence ATGGCTAAATCGAACCTGCTGTTAAACAACCCCTTTGCGAAGGCGCCCATTGTGCGCCTTCAAGGGCAACCTGTGCTGCTGTTTACCGAACAGCACAATTCGTTGTTGCAAGCACTCGAAGCCAAAAAAGTGACCATTTTCTCTGAGTGCCGCAGTGGTTTTTGCGGCGCTTGCAAGACCCGTATTATTAGCGGCAGCGTCAGCTATTTAACCGAGCCTTTGGCCGAGCTTAATGCCGACGAATGTCTGCCCTGCTGCTGTATTCCTAGCGAAGATTTAGAACTCGATTTATCCCCCGAAGGTGCTGCCGTGGTGACCTATGCTTGCGGTAACACTCGCGCCCAAACCCCATCGACGCGTAAAACCGCCAATCTCAAAGCTGTGCCACAGCAAGAAGTGGTCGAAGACTAG
- a CDS encoding FAD-dependent oxidoreductase, which yields MSFPHLLEPLDLGFTQLKNRVLMGSMHTGLEEEKGGFEKLAAFYKERALGGVGLIVTGGISPNLRGRLTPHACQLSFPWQVGKHRIVTQAVHEAGGKICMQILHAGRYGYHPFSQAPSKIKSPITPFTPSAMSSRQVRATIKDYASSAALAKRAGYDGVEVMGSEGYLINQFISSRTNTRTDEWGGSFEKRAQFPIEIVNAIRAKVGKDFIIIFRLSMLDLVDNGSTWDEVVQLAKWLEHAGVSIINTGIGWHEARVPTIATSVPRGAFAWVTEKLKKSVSVPLIATNRINTPEIGEQIIVSGQADMVSMARPFLADPEFVNKAAANTPELINTCIGCNQACLDHTFSLKRATCLVNPRACYETEINFLPTSNKKRIAVMGAGPAGMAFSVYAAMRGHEVVLFEAKSEVGGQFNLARKIPGKEEFNETIRYFLNQIKLHKIDLRLNTRLDAKVLETETFDEIVIASGVVPRELSLPGFDSPKVVDYQQVLTGQATIGNKVALIGAGGIGFDMAHYLCESESSTLNPEKWLKQWGIDKQYQHAGGLAEPEVDNSEHRQVYLLQRKTSKMGQGLGKTTGWIHRLVLKQHDVKMKTGVSYDKFDDAGLHIRVGEQTEVLAVDNVILCAGQESNRTLVDEMKATGIPVHLIGGVDVAAELDAKRAIRQGAELAMRL from the coding sequence ATGTCGTTTCCCCATTTATTAGAACCCTTAGATCTGGGATTTACCCAGCTCAAAAATCGTGTGTTAATGGGCTCCATGCACACGGGTTTAGAAGAAGAAAAGGGCGGATTTGAGAAACTGGCAGCGTTTTATAAAGAGCGCGCGTTAGGCGGCGTCGGTTTAATTGTCACCGGCGGTATCTCACCCAACCTACGTGGTCGCTTGACTCCCCATGCTTGTCAGCTGAGTTTTCCCTGGCAAGTAGGTAAACACCGCATTGTGACTCAAGCAGTGCACGAGGCTGGCGGTAAGATCTGTATGCAAATCCTGCATGCGGGGCGCTATGGTTACCATCCTTTTTCGCAGGCGCCGAGTAAAATCAAGTCGCCTATCACTCCCTTTACACCTTCGGCCATGTCAAGCCGCCAAGTACGCGCCACCATTAAGGATTACGCCAGTTCTGCCGCTTTAGCGAAAAGAGCGGGGTACGATGGTGTTGAAGTGATGGGCTCTGAGGGGTATTTGATTAACCAATTTATCAGTTCGCGAACTAATACGCGCACCGATGAATGGGGAGGCAGTTTTGAAAAACGCGCGCAATTCCCGATTGAGATTGTGAATGCGATTCGCGCCAAAGTGGGCAAAGACTTTATCATTATCTTCCGCTTATCCATGCTCGACTTAGTCGATAACGGTTCCACCTGGGACGAAGTCGTACAACTGGCCAAGTGGCTTGAGCATGCTGGGGTGTCGATTATTAATACTGGGATTGGCTGGCATGAGGCTCGTGTGCCAACCATTGCGACCAGCGTGCCCCGCGGCGCCTTTGCTTGGGTAACAGAAAAACTTAAAAAATCGGTTTCAGTGCCTCTGATTGCCACAAACCGCATCAATACGCCTGAGATTGGCGAGCAAATCATTGTCTCTGGTCAAGCGGATATGGTGTCAATGGCGCGGCCGTTCCTAGCCGATCCTGAGTTTGTGAATAAAGCGGCGGCTAACACGCCAGAGCTTATCAACACCTGTATTGGCTGTAATCAGGCCTGTTTGGATCATACATTCTCACTCAAACGTGCCACTTGCTTGGTCAACCCTCGTGCCTGTTATGAGACCGAAATTAACTTTTTACCCACCAGTAACAAGAAGCGTATTGCTGTGATGGGCGCAGGCCCCGCTGGGATGGCATTTTCGGTGTATGCGGCCATGCGCGGCCATGAAGTGGTACTCTTTGAGGCTAAGTCCGAGGTGGGTGGTCAGTTTAACCTGGCACGTAAAATCCCAGGAAAAGAAGAGTTTAACGAGACGATTCGTTATTTCCTTAATCAAATCAAACTGCATAAAATTGATTTGCGCTTAAATACCCGTTTAGATGCTAAGGTACTGGAAACCGAAACCTTTGATGAAATCGTTATCGCCTCGGGCGTGGTCCCGCGTGAGTTAAGCTTACCAGGATTTGATAGCCCCAAAGTGGTGGATTATCAACAGGTACTGACGGGCCAAGCCACGATTGGCAACAAAGTGGCCCTGATTGGTGCCGGCGGTATCGGCTTTGATATGGCGCATTACCTCTGCGAATCTGAGTCGAGTACGCTTAATCCTGAAAAATGGTTAAAGCAGTGGGGTATCGACAAGCAATATCAGCATGCGGGCGGTTTAGCTGAGCCTGAAGTCGATAATAGCGAGCATAGACAAGTCTATCTGTTACAACGTAAGACCTCTAAGATGGGCCAAGGCTTAGGTAAAACCACCGGCTGGATCCACCGTTTAGTGTTAAAACAGCACGATGTGAAGATGAAAACCGGCGTCAGCTATGACAAGTTTGACGATGCGGGCCTGCATATCCGCGTTGGCGAGCAAACCGAAGTATTGGCCGTGGATAATGTTATCCTTTGCGCCGGACAAGAATCTAACCGCACCTTAGTCGATGAGATGAAAGCAACGGGCATTCCAGTGCACTTGATTGGCGGTGTTGATGTGGCCGCCGAGCTCGATGCAAAACGTGCCATTCGCCAAGGCGCCGAGCTTGCCATGCGACTGTAG